TGTAGTTAACAGTGAACGAATAATTGCTTGTGGAAGTTGATCTCCAGTAAATGTTGCAAGGAATTCATTAAATGACTGCAATAATGAAGTGTAAGATGATGttatcagaaatatatttttacccTGGGATTCAGTGGTTGGGAGATTTTGACTTCAACTCTTCTCGGGACACTAGACACATGTATTTTTTATACATGTCAGAATAAAAGTCCCTTTCTTTTGGAGTATAAAGCAAAATTCTTACCAGAGCCCATCCCATCAGATGATACTTGGTTTCCCAGTTTATTTCAGTACTTTCTCTGAGCCTGGCCACTCTGGCCTTCCTGCCACTCTTTGAATATGCCATAATCCTTCCTTGGAGGCTGTTTCTCCAATTGCTTCTTCCCACTCCTCCCCTGCTCCAAATAATTCCTAATTATAATGTATAGTTGAACTCAGATGTCACTGTCTTAAAGAAGTTCTCTCTGATATCTTGAACCAATCCCTGTATATGCTCTGCTGGAGCCCTTCACAGAATTGGTATAAATGAACGAGCACTCACGTGATTAATTGGGTCATATGACTTTCTTATGCTAGAAATAAACTCCATGAAGTCTGAGACTACCACTGCCATATTCGCAGCTGTAACTGCAGCACCCAGCATTATGTTCACACAGTAGGTTTTCAACAAATTGGATTACAATATATCTGAAGGAGTGAATTCCTTACTGAAAGAAAACAGTGACAATGATGACATTCAGGAAGTGTTGACAACATTTCTAAAAACTGAATGAGCAATTCTCAGTTCTGCTTCTGTGTAACGAGTTCCTCTGCAATTCCTCTCAAGCTTATTTTGAAGTCTTGGATTGAAGAAGTAAAATATCACGACTCGCCATTAATGattcattaatttttcttctgtGTCGCATCAGATAGATTATACAATTGGGGACTTTTCAGTGAAGCTAAAATTTACCTTGCATAATAAATTCCTTAGTCAAAACAAAAATTCAGCCATCAGACACACTCAGAAGCATGGAACCAAATCTCTATGGAAATGGGATTTCCCCTGGGCAAAATGTTTATACATGGTATGCATCTGCTAACTGTGACTCACATAAATGCAGAAAGCTTAACAAAGCCTGATATAACACAGATGAAGGAACAAAAATACATTTGCTAGTATTTCCGTGTGTTGGGGAGGAGAATATGacttgattttaaaattactgcttgattttattattgtgtatgtCAGTTTCACCTATGAGCCATTAAATTTGATGGCCATAAACAGTAACACATCAAAATATAAGCTACTCTCACAACAGCAGCATAACAAAGTAATTCCATTGACCCTCTGTTCTAGGATAAAGAATGAGAGTATATAAAACTAGACCTGTGACTAGGTTTTAAAAATCCCTGTGCTCACCaattctgtcttgttcctgtttgcACTTCCAAGTCCTCTGCCTTCTAGTCCTTTTTGCTTATTCTGGGAGAggttagaaataatattttctcatACATCTTTTTCTGTCTCTGCAATGAAGAAAAGATGAGATTATAAGTCATCAATAGGGCTTTGGACTGTAAACCTGACTTTTATTAGCTTTCCCTTTACTATGTGAGGTTCTAAGCCTACAGATGTGTGCTTTATTATCTGGTATTCACAAACACTCTCAGCAATTAGGGCAGTAGGTGAGACAGGAGCACAGTGTCTTTGTCCAGGCAAATGACATTGGGCTGGTTAATTATGGAGGACAACTCAAGAAGGAAAAACTTTGGAATAAAATGAAAGACTGATTTTGTTAAgaatatagaaatgaaaaataaaaggtaatgtTTTACATTGTTATTTTGTTCTTAAGTTAGCTAAGGGTGTTTTAAGAAGTTGTATATCTATGCTTtcggtttctctctctattttattttatttttttttgttaatcctcacccgaggatatttttccattgatttttaggaagagtgaagagagagggaaaaacagaaacatcgatgtgagagaaacacattgattggttgcctcctgccctcgCTGTGGCCAAGGCCTGGGCtgctttgggtttcttaagaTCCATGTTAAATTAAACTACTAATGAGGAGGAATCCTACTTTTGAGGACTGAAAAgtgccaaattttatttttttattttttaaaaattaaatctttattgttcagattattacagttgttcctctttttccccccatagctcccttccacccatttccctccccaccctccgccctcacctccaccccccccccactgtcctcatccataggtgcacaatttttgttcagtctcttcctgcatctcccacaccccttcccccccccccaagaatagtcagtccactccctttctatgcccctgattctattataatcaccagtttattctgttcatcagattatttattcacttgatttttagatttacttgttgatagatgtgtatttgttgttcatagtttgtatccttaccattttcttcttcttcctcttcttaaagcatacctttcagcatttcatataatactggtttagtggtgatgaactcctttagctttttcttatctgtgaagctctttatctgaccttcaattctgaatgatagctttgctggataaagtaatcttggtagtaggttcttggtattcatcactttgaatatttcttgccactcccttctggcctgcaaagtttctgttgagaaatcagctgacagtcgtatgggtactcccttgtaggtaactgagtttctttctcttgctgcttttaagattctctctttgtcttttgctcttggcattttaatgatgatgtatcttggtgtggtcctctttggattccttttgtttggggttctctgcgcttcctggacttgtaagtctatttctttgaccaggtaggggaagttttctatcattatttcttcaaataggttttcaatatcttgctctctctcttcttctggcacccctataattcggatgttggtgcacttgaagctgtcacagaggctccttacactatcttcgtatttttggattcttttttcatgttgcttttccggttgggtgttttttgctccttcgtatttcaaatcattgacttgattcttgcgatcctctagtctgctgttggaactctgtataatattctttatttcatccagtgtatgcttaatttctagttggttctttatcacaacctcgagggtctcattagatttcttgagggtctcattaagtttatcgtctgtttctagaaaattcttgagaaaccttaaaagtgtggttttgaactctatatacagtagtttgatttcctccatttctgtcatttgtgtcctgtttctttgtttcggcatttttttatgcttcgctgtcttgatagagtggctttctgtactaggtgtcctatagggcccagtggctcagtctccccaattacctgaggtagacactcttggtgcacccctttgtgagctttgtgcacagtcttattgtagttaagccttggttgttgtaggtaacactgggaggaattgacctccaggccaattggcagtgagaatcagctgtgtctgcagtgggagaacttcagtgctagagacacccctccagggcaagccTTGCTTCAaaggggctttggtgctcactgagtctgccccctgagtgtgtcctttatgaatccaaggagctgcaatctgggtggtcccactctgaccactggtcACACTGGCTcatggatctctaaggaggtggtaatctagcctctgcctgaggctatccagcaggagccagctgtgacccaatgcaagttgccctggggccttgggccagctgcagtttgttaggtaattatcagattgcaaagggccaggcctttcatatgtaaaagcctccatggcttgggcagggcggggtcccaggggatcaacagggtggagtgagcagttatggctgctctcagtcctgcccttaGAGGCCCTgtttctcagtgtcctggcaatcgctgcaagcaccccaagagaaagctgccctcaagttccaacccatgccagacagtccagtttctctcgtataagtctgggtccccagagactcgcccagaactggagttcagagcttgagactccctcccgattgaaaaagacaactgtgtcctcagccacCTCTCCGCATACGCCTCTgaacctctgtattttacttccgcaccgcacctcctctgagtctccgtatgcttttctctttccttctagttgtagaatttccactcagccagccttcctgtggttctggatgatgtctattccatcttttagttggatttttgaagtggttgtgcgaggcagcaatctctggtgtttacctatgccgccatcttggtttctcgtcAAAAGTACAAAATTTTAAACCCACTTGCCTGCTTATATACCAGGATGGATATTTGGTCACTGTAATATTCATTGCCATTATTGGTGATGTGACTGCTGCTATGATTTTCCTTCCCCCATCCCAGCAAACACTGAAGGGAGGCTAACTGTAAGGATTGAATTGGAAACTTAACAGTTTAATTGGTGCATTTTCCCTACCTTTTATCAATAGAAATCTAGGGGGGACAaacaaaagataaattttaaaaatttaatttcagatgaattaaaacaaacaaaaaaacaaaaacaaccaacaaaGAACTGCCACCATCCTAATCTCTAAACTTTAAAGTGTGGCTTCCAAGTACTATTTGTCTGGACTGAGGTCAAGGAGCAACTGAGAGCCAACACATGACTCTGAAGGTCAAAAAGGATACAGATTTcttcaaaacaatcttgaaagaaaatttaaagtgtATATTAATGAGATACATGAGCATGGATGGTGCACTGGGTGACAAAAGAATGTTGCAATAGAGAACCAGTTTGTACTGTGCAATGGAGAGAAAGCAAATCTATAGAAGATCAATTCCTACCCTATGGTCTCTCAGTGAAGAGTCAGAGGGGAATTGGGTAAAAGAAATTTGTGGTGAGACAAGTACATTTCATTTAAGTCATAGTTCACTGAAAGAGAGCTTACAAATCTTAGTATGTTGCAAAgctatataaataattattttatgacaGAAAGTCATAAAATCAGTTAATTATACAaatacagcacacacacacacacacaaaaaaaaaccctgaaaataaAGTACCTGTGCTTGGGAAAGCATGAAATAAAGTATCATTGTAACCATTTGTTTTCTACATACAATTCTACTTATCAGTGAAGGTTTTATTGCCACATTACGTACATGCCAGGAAgttgtaatttctttctttcttaacagTTCTTTATATGTCAATAACCAAATTACAGAGGAAATCCCTGATTTAACACCTAGTTTCTCCTATCTTGTTGACAGTCAGTCAGTTCTCCCTCTGGGTGCCACACCTAGCTGAGAAGTAAATGAAGGTGGGTAGTCAGTGGTCCCAGACCCAGCAGTTGTTAAATAATTTGACTATCAATCTTAACAAATGTCCCTTATTTTCTTATAAGAAGTAAAACATCAGTGCAGTTTCAAAggataaaatatgtacataattttattcaaaaatttatattatgTTACAAATATGTAcaatttcaataataaattaaaaataaatgttcgtATACATCATGTTACTCAATGCCATTTTTCTGCCTTCATTTCTAAGAGTTCATCCAACGCAAGATCATGATCATCTTCTTGCTAGAAAACTTCTTTGGCAGCACACTGGAAATGCAAAGTGTTTCAGTGCCTTTGAGCAATGGGAAAGTGTTTGTAAATAACAGAAATGCTGAAGAGGGTCACTGCAATCAGGAAGTGCCGATGAACATTTGTACAATATTTACAAAACTTCGCAaaaattctttaacatttttttcctccaattcCTCACATTCTTTGCATCCAGATTCAGTTATATtctgcaaaataaaaagaaaggattaGAATGGAAAGTCTGGTATATTTTGAATCATACAGTGAGGTCTTGAGACATGAAAACTTGGGCAAGTTAATATCATATTAGGAAGAACTGGGAAATTTGATGTGGGCTTATTTTtataatggactagaggcccggtgcatgaaattcatgcacagggggtcccctcagcccagcctgcactctctccaatccgggacccctcaggggatgtctgactgctaggaATCACAGGGATCGGgtttaaaccggcagttggacatccttctcacaatcctagaccgctagctcctaattgctcacctgcctgcctgcctggttgcccctaaatgccccccctgccagcctgatcacccctaactgccccccctgccagccttgtcacccctaactgccccctgctgctggccaggtcgccccaactacccccctctgCCGGACTGGttgcccctacctgccccccctgctggcctggtcgcccccaactgaccccctgctggcatgctcacccccaactatccccactgctggcctggtcgcctctcacagcccccccccccccaccagcctggtcaccccatgcagcctgcttgttcagtcatttggtagtccctcactaacccccctgctggcctggtcgtaggcagccatcttgtgagggcatgagggttaatttgcatattacctctttattatataggattaaggaCATTGACAAAAGTAAGCCATGTCTATCAGACTATGGATTCCCTACTTAGAGCCTTCAATAGTTTCTGCTCATCTACCCTCAAATGAAGTCCAGGTCTCCCAGCATGGCACATAGGTCCTGCTTACCTATTTCTTGCACATTTCCTCACTGTCTCAAACATTCTGCCCTAGGAACACTGAGTTCACACCTTTATCCCCATGCAGGCCATGCTTTTAGATGCCTCACTGCCTttacttctctctctgtctgttcAGCACTTCCTATTTCAGCTAAGATTACTCAGCTGCTGTCTGGACTAGGAAGTTTTTCCTGAACCTGTTATAGCCCCAGTGATTAGCCTAAATGTCCCATTGCTACATTTTCAGAATCCCTGGTGTGGATTCTCCCTTACAACGCATCGCATATTACACTGATGTTATGGACTTTTATGCTTTTTATACCACTATTCTTAAATGCTTCCAGGAGAGCATGGCCATGAAATTTTGTTTCCCTAGCATTTAGCACAGGGCTGTACACATAGTATTCATGCAATCATTGCTGGTTGAATTGAACTATTTATGTGAATACCACAAATTCTTGTAATTCAAACAGAGTTTCACTGATAACTAGAATATTTCAAATGTAGGAatcataaatacattttttgagaTCAGCTGAACCATGAAACCTCTACcagcaaaaaacaaaattagattCAATATCCATTAAGCACTTGAAATTCAGATTCACCAGTATTCATCAAGCACAGATTCTATGCTAAGCACTGTCAAATTCCATATAACACTGTCCGATTTAATACCGAAAATAATCATGTCAGATAGGAAGGCAGAGGTATTAAATGACACAGCTCAGTTAACATAATAAATGAAATTCTCCATGTCCAAGTCTTTTGACTGTGCAGTCCCCCCCCACTCTTTCCACTACATGTGTCACACTATGCCAGAATTGCATAAAAGAGCTGACCAttgatactgttatgaattattTGTTGCATGATTCAGTCTTTCTATCAATAAGATAGAAACAACACATCATAAAGAGTATTTAAATATTAACAGGTTCTTTTCATAAATACAATGAGTAAGTAGTATATGCCAGGCGTTGTTCTGGGAGTTGGGATCCAGcactgaaaaaaacacaaaacctgcCTCTTTGAAGTTGACATTTGAGTGGGGAAAAGCAGACAATATTCATTAAGTAAAATGCATAGTATGTCAGAGAGTAGGACATGCAGAGAAGGGGATATAGCATGCTGACATGGACATGGACTGCAAACTGTAAAGTGGTGACatcactgagaaggtgacatttaagtAAAGACTTAAAGCAGCCTGGAATTCTTAGGGAAAAATCCAAGGTGTCCAGCCACACAAGCTTTAGGCTCTTTGCACTTTGAGTTCCCTCCACCTGAACATACTCCCCCAAGTATCCTTAATGCTTGTTCCCTCACGTCTTTGCCAAATGTCAGCTTAGTAGGTAAGCCTTCTCTAAAGTAGAGTGCCAGTGCCTTTACCTGCCTTCTTTTTGGCCATTAGATTTAGTGAGTAACTGATGTATTATTCATTTGCTTATTGATCAGTTTATTTATGCTTCCTCCCTCCTTAAGATCAGGGACCATATTTGTTTTTCACTCCTATTTTCCCGAGGCCCTACAATGGGgctcaaaaattatttgttaaattaattaattattatatctTCTTCGTTCATAAAACTTCTTTCTATGCACTTTGCTTTGGCCACTAACGTTTTGCCATGCGAGCCATCATCTGTTGTACCTTCCGTTAGCTGATCTCCCAGCCTACAAGAGGAGCTCCCAGTGCTTGCCTTCCTGGAACCCCATATTGCTTATGTTGCCTGAGATAGtctaaattattaatatttgatactcaaattattcatattttttgttaTCCTTTTACAGCATGTATAAGAAGACAGACTCTGACGTGAAACTGCTCAGATCTGAATCCTGGCTCATTTTCTTAGCTGCATGAATTGGAGGAAGTAAGTCAAGCTCTCAGTGCTCCAATTTCTTCAACACTGAAACAAACAAGGACAACTATCTCACAGATTTATTGTAAGGACTCAGCGAATTACCACTTAACCCCTAAAGATCGTGTCTGGTGGAGTAATAACCCAATACACATGGATTACTAGTATTCATGCCAAACCCTTAATTGTGCGGAGTAATGTCTACCCACTGCACCTGCTGATAAACACCTTGAGGTCAGTGACCTGACTGGTTCACCACTGTCACTCTAGCACTGAAGAACACTGCCTGGCACCATGCAATACACGTGTGCTGAATGAGTAAGTCAATGAGCAGTTTAGGATCGTGTGCACACTAGTGATGCTTCCATTCTGGGTGCCACTCCACTGGAATTAAATCTGCCTACAATGGGGctcaaaaattaattaattaatttgttaaattaattaattattatatctTCTTCGTTCATAAAACTTCTTTCTATCCACTTTGCTTTGGCCACTAGCGTGGCCTCCCTTCCGAGCGTCTGCTTGTCCATTCTGTCCAGCTCATGACTTCCCCCAGTCAAGCCAGAAACATCTGCCGTAACTCACCCCATTAGATGATAAACTGGAGTTTGTTAGGATGATAAGGTTTTCTATCACCTCTCTAATGTCCATATTATTCGACTCCTGCCAAATAACGTGTAACTCCAGGAGAAAGCACTTCATCGCTGTGACTTTGCAATTGGGCTGAAAATAAAGTTACAAAGAACCACTTTGAGAAACAcgttattttcccatttttcattttcacatagatgcaactttgatttttttaacaagtcaatccaaatattttataaagaaacacAATACCCCTAAAATTTTTTACAAAGGAAgcagcttgatttttttttcgcAGTGAAATTGAAACCAAAGCAAACTGCTAACAAAGCAATCAAGGAGAATGGTGATATTGTACAgaagaaagaatgaaactggaaaaCGTGGAAATCCTAGGCCACCTTTACTCACTGAGCACAGTTCCTCTGTATAGAAGGGTGAGGATACTGTCTGAGACTCTGAAAACACTGATATCTGTAGTGAAAGAACTTTTAGGATCAGGTGGTACTGTTAACATTTGAAACAGTGGTAGCTGTCAATCATGCTATTCCTGCAAGATCAAAAGTTTCAGAGGCAGATGGGATTCCAGGAAATTTATTAGAAAAATCAAAGCAGGGGTAGTACCTGGTTGGCCAAATCAGAAAGGTACCTTATAGGTACCACAAAAATGTGTTTCCCACAAGGGTTACCTTAACAAAAACctaaactgaaaagaaaagaggCATTTAATGAACACCTCGGGATTTGCCCATGCGATGCTTGACTCCACGCGTTGCACAGTGCTGGGACCCTGCAGGCCCTGAATAATGCTTACTGCACAGGTGAATGAAAGCAGAAATACACtcatgtgcctggcactggcaaCACAGTAGTCATCCAGTTACCCGTAGCcaaccacagtctgaaaatattaaatggaaaattccaggacaAAAACAATTCATAGGGCATGGCTCTATGATCCTCCTGACATGTCGTCAGAAGGTAAATAGTAGCTTCATAACACTCCATCACTTCACTTCATCTGATCACAGAGGCAtcgtatcatctcacatcatcataAGAAGGGTGAATACAGTACattaagatattttgagagagagaccactTCATACAacttttttacaatatattgttataattgttgtcgtttgttgttatttattgctgctaatttcttactgtgcctaatttataaaataactttagCATATGTATTTAAGTAGGTACAGGAAATAATAACAAACTAGAACAATAACAATAATGTACTGcaaaaaaagttatataaatattctctctctctctctctctctctctctctctctctctctctctctttctcaaacatTGTATATATAGAGTTCGGTACTATCCGTGGTTTCAGCATCCACTGGGGTTCATAGAATGTATCATATCCCTCATGGATAAAGGGAGACTAATGCATTCCCTTTCCCCCAAAACAGCTGCCCAGGATCAAAAGGGCACATACTATCACCAAGTTGGTAGTAAAatagataagaaataaaaaatatatatatatatataaaagcctaatacacaaagtgtcccctcaggagttcaactgaccgggaatttgatcgctcgctatgacatgcgctgaccaccaggaggcagcgtggaatgaaggaaggccctggccagcagccagtagcccctagggaccctacccatgcatgaatttcatgcaccaggcctctagcagaataataaaaaataaaaccacggTTCAGAAAAGCACCCAGGTAACACAGCTAGAAAGTGACTGAGTCAGGATTTAAATCTCAATGTCAGTCTCAACTTCTTTCTACAACCCAAGAATTGCAAGGTAAAAAAAGCAATCTCAGGATGCTGAGAATTAGTGGTTAATTGACTACTGTCTACTTtgaataaatgcaaagaaaaatggaaagcaTGCTGAAGCCAAAGGAGGGAGACGATTTCTGTGTGCACTGCACTAAGTGGTCGATGAATATCTATTTTTCCTAGTTTCTGGCTATGGCTTCTTTCCAATAGTACTTTGAAAGTCCTGGTGGGGGCAAACCCTTCTATTTCAGGGAAGTTTTAATTGAGAAATAATAGAGAGGACTCCCTATTCTGAGCAATACATGGCATAGTTTGTTTTCCATGAGGTGAAGAAGTCAAGGAattgtttcttgatttttagtAACCAATCAAGAAAAGGACTAGCAACATGCCTGAAGTCATACATGCCTTGGGCAATGCCAAGGTATTTATTAACAAGttcaatattattatttaattgtgATAGGTTTTCTGGGTTgcgtttgtttcttttctcacaGAGAAACCAGCCAGGATCCTTTTCTGACTATTGTAGAGATTCATGCAAAATGTGAGCCATAAATGCATTTAAGCAATTTGTAGGAAATATGATTAAAGATGGTAATATACTACAGCACTGGAAACAACTGATATGTTGGGTACTCTTAAATTAAATCAGTTAACCTGATTCTTGCATTTAATTGCATCACAAAATTATATGATATATTTTGTTTGACATTGTTGGAAaaggcttttatatattgtaTCAAAAAAGCATCTATGTAGCTCTTTGTTCCAAAGCCCCACAATCTCAACAATTACTTATAAAAATTCATTGATTGTATAAGAAAACACCAAAATTTAGATTTTGAAACTAcatattttagtaaatttataaaaaatatacttagactttgaaaactggaaaatatagtaattttaaaacaaaaactatactCACATGAGCATCACTTTCAGTATATAAAGTGGCATCAATATGTATAGACTGAAAGGGAAGAAAATTAggtaatataaaaaattatgcaCTGCTTTAGATATGAGAACAATCTACTGACAACATTAAATtaagctttttaaattaaattctttgAGATAATTTTAGACTTGTATATAATTATAAGAGAAATTACAGTGAGGCCCTGTGTATCCTTCACCATTGCCCCCCAATGGTAATATCCTGCATAACCACAGTACAAGATTACAACCAGAAAATTACATTGATACAATCCACCCACCTTGTTCAGATCTCACCATATTTATGTGCAAtaaagtgtgcgtgtgtgtgttgttCTATGTAATTGGATCAATGGCTtgtatttcagttattatattttcatttctataattTCTTATTTGGTCCCTTTTATATAGCGTATTACTCTGCAAAGACTTTCTGATTTTTCAGTTGTTTCAAGAATATCTGTAATTGCCTGTGGGTGCAATTTTATGATGTTGCTTCAAAATACTTGTGTAATAACTCTGACATCTAATCCATGTCAGTTTCAGAATGTGTTGATTATCTTTTTCCACTCAAGTTGTAATTTTTTCTGCTTCTCAATATGATCAGTGAGTTTCAATGGTATTCAGGTACTTTGGCCATTACATCAGGAGACCTTGATCTTATTTAAATGTTCTAATTTAGCCTGCAGTCACCTTGATTAGGTTCAGCATGCAGGGTCTGACCTATGTTTGTGTGCTTAGATTCCAATGAAGTTCCGTTTTCAGAATTTTTGTTGTGCTGATTTGGAAGGGTGGCTCGCTTCATGCCCCTGGGACTCCGTTGGTCCCTGCTGTG
The sequence above is a segment of the Myotis daubentonii chromosome 5, mMyoDau2.1, whole genome shotgun sequence genome. Coding sequences within it:
- the IL15 gene encoding interleukin-15 isoform X3, with the translated sequence MRILKPYLRSTSIQCYLCLLLNSHFLTEAGIHVFIWSCISASLPKTEANWQDVISDLKKFENLIQSIHIDATLYTESDAHPNCKVTAMKCFLLELHVIWQESNNMDIREVIENLIILTNSSLSSNGNITESGCKECEELEEKNVKEFLRSFVNIVQMFIGTS
- the IL15 gene encoding interleukin-15 isoform X1, which codes for MLVLSQDAEKSMLAYSQPTGSHKPYLRSTSIQCYLCLLLNSHFLTEAGIHVFIWSCISASLPKTEANWQDVISDLKKFENLIQSIHIDATLYTESDAHPNCKVTAMKCFLLELHVIWQESNNMDIREVIENLIILTNSSLSSNGNITESGCKECEELEEKNVKEFLRSFVNIVQMFIGTS
- the IL15 gene encoding interleukin-15 isoform X2, which translates into the protein MLVLSQDAEKSMLAYSQPTGSHKPYLRSTSIQCYLCLLLNSHFLTEAGIHVFIWSCISASLPKTEANWQDVISDLKKFENLIQPNCKVTAMKCFLLELHVIWQESNNMDIREVIENLIILTNSSLSSNGNITESGCKECEELEEKNVKEFLRSFVNIVQMFIGTS